The following nucleotide sequence is from Anopheles stephensi strain Indian chromosome 3, UCI_ANSTEP_V1.0, whole genome shotgun sequence.
TGGAATGCGTTGTATTGAATGACTTACACAGGAGCATCCTCTGCTTACCTCAGGGCGACTCTGGAGGACCGTTGCAGGTCAAGCTGCTCCACAACACTCGCATAACGCCGTTTCTGGTCGGAGTAACGTCGTTCGGGACTGCGTGTGGTCTGTCAGTGCCGGGAGTTTATACAAGAGTTGCTCCGTACGTACCTTGGATTCGGACCGTGCTGAACGATCGCGGAGAAAATGCGACAGGTAGGGACCACCAGTAATTTATAGTACACTTAGCTCAAGATAAATTCTTcgcataattaattttatcccAAAAGAGTGGAAGTTTCAGCCACAAGCATGTGCCCTCCGTTATGCAGAGTATCGAGAATACGAACCGAgaattttattgcacaaatCGAATGTAGAGGAATCGGTCGACTTGTCGGAAGCTCATCTGTTCGACGAAGCATCAATGCAGCTAGTATCTATTCATTGGAACGGGACAGAAGAGCAACAGGAGTGTTTCGGAGTGATAATAGACGAGAGTACTGTCGTTACTCTAGCCCGCTGTGCTATGAAGAATGGGTAGGTTAGATGTAGAATAAGCTTGAGATAATTCAGTTTGATTAATCTGCTTTATTTATCAGGACTCCTCCATCCTATATAAGATGTCTAGGCAATGAGACAAACGTCGTTACTCAGTCCTACAAGCATCCCAATTGGACTGAAGGCTCACTTCATGCAGATGTTGGACTTCTTAAGCTGAAAGACCCGCTGCAGTTTTCCGAATACTTCACGCCTGCATGTATTTGGGAACGAGAGGACCTACCTGATTCCGAGTTTGAAGTATCTGGTCGTGGTTTGTTGGAACTGAACACAATTCACGTGCGTGAAAAAGATTTGGAGACTTCCGCTTGTAAGTGGACCTAATGTCTTGTTCAGGGCTCTTCTACCTAACcacacctctctctctctctctctctctctttgcagCTCTCAACCGTACCATCGATGTGCTTGGTGTGGTGAAGGTCCACAACGCTACCAATTGTTCTCACATCACAGATTTATCACCAGCGGAACAGTTTTGCTTCGGTGCAGATCCATTCCTAGTCCCAGGCACCTGTCAGCAATCAGCCGGCGGGCCAATACAGCGCGAAGTAATGCGATCTTCTCGCAGTCTCATGTACGTGTTCGCGTTGAACCTTGAGGGTCGAGACTGTGGCTTTGGGGAGCCAGCTGTAGCTCTGCGGCTGGCGACTCATATGCCTTGGATGGAATCGGTACTTTTGCTGCAGACAGATGAGGAAGAAGACAGACCGGCGCAgttcatatttttaaacaacgaTTTGGAAGAGGGAGATTCTTGCACGGTTGATAGCAGAGTATCCGGAGTTTGTACAAGTGCGATCAACTGTCCCTGGATGTTGCATCGCTTCCGTCAGAATCAACCGGTTCGCTTTTGCCAGAGTGGTTCAGTGCTGTGCTGTCCCAGAGAGCACATCCGCAACGAAACGGATGCGGAGTGGAGAGAGATCGACGCTTGTGCGAGTGAACCGATTGACGAGGAGGAAGGCTTCGATCCAAACAGACATATAGCCATCATTGCTTGGACGGCAGGAGAGGAAGAGCAAGGTTGCATCGGGACAATGATCACCAGCAGAACGTATGTGACGGCAGCCAGCTGTCTGGAAGGTCCCGTTGAACCGATGTACATACGCGTGGAGCTTAGACAGCTACCAATGGAGATATACATGGTTGTGGAGAACATTACAGTTCATCCGGAGTATGATAGCGCTACGAAACGTCACAATATTGCATTGGTATCCACCATTAACCGTACTGAGGAATTTTTCGGCAAGGTACCGGTGTGTCTCTGGAGCAACGCAACGCATACACCGTTCTACCTAGGGCAGGTGGGTTTGTCAGATAATAATGATCCAACCACATCGACAGCCTATACGAAATTCAACACTGATTGTGAGCAATCGTTTGGAAGACCTCTTGCATCTGAAGAGTTGTGCTTGAATGTGGAATATCCAGAGGACGTGTTTGTGGTTGATGAAGGTACACCGGCGTTCTGGACCCGTCCGGGCTCTACTCACTATCTCGTCGGTATTGCTAGCCACAGTGCGCCGAACGATAGTAGTGTGTTTATGCACACGCGAATTGCACCGTATGTGAGCTGGATTAAAAGTGTTTTGTAAGAAATTGTTTGGACTCCTTGGTTAATGTACGATGTCCAGGAGAAATTGAAGAAGTTTTTGACCGGAAAAGAATTTAGTAAAACATTGTTTATTGCAACTATAATGCGGATAGCAATGAGGAGTGAAATTTGGAAATAAAACTGAAGGACATACCTTATTTCTTGATGTGGATAGCTATCGTCATTGGAGATTTAGGAGTCTCTTCAATTCCAATTTATACGAACATAATAGGCTATATTAGACCTTAGGTCATGGCTTGCTGGctcactagacttaatgaaaGCACGTAGTTCGATGATCAGGCTTCAGTACAAAGGAAAggcccggatgagatttgaaccctagTCTTGCCGTACGAATACCAGCGTAGCTGTCCTTTCTATCATTGGGTCGCCCCTAAAGAGATCCTTTAATCAATTAAAAAGTGTGTAGTCGATGCTTAACCGAGAGATATCAGAGATatcaattttcaaaataaatcccTCAAAACCTATATTTATCACTACAGAGAAGTCTAAAACACAGGAAGGATGCTCGGACGAAAAAGAATGGAACAAGACACCATCCACCACCAGAAAAGTTTTCACCATAA
It contains:
- the LOC118514643 gene encoding uncharacterized protein LOC118514643, which encodes MLPPCSVIVAALGLLLVTGSVLIPGGDITAPNILDVILPNRRESLTDCFFRHFKYGKNSIVKPASGQPTYLREFAHMAAIGWTQTGGSITWNCGGSLIWENYILTAAHCAEDAQNNKPDVARFADINLYNDTDDQYAQQIRIVEIIRHPEHKFRARYHDIALMRLEHGVKVHDTVAPACLWTDDEIRFKTFEATGWGDTGFGAEKTPNLLKVSLAPVDKERCTEHYLNLRGLRAGLHANQLCAGDAQMDTCPGDSGGPLQVKLLHNTRITPFLVGVTSFGTACGLSVPGVYTRVAPYVPWIRTVLNDRGENATEWKFQPQACALRYAEYREYEPRILLHKSNVEESVDLSEAHLFDEASMQLVSIHWNGTEEQQECFGVIIDESTVVTLARCAMKNGTPPSYIRCLGNETNVVTQSYKHPNWTEGSLHADVGLLKLKDPLQFSEYFTPACIWEREDLPDSEFEVSGRGLLELNTIHVREKDLETSASLNRTIDVLGVVKVHNATNCSHITDLSPAEQFCFGADPFLVPGTCQQSAGGPIQREVMRSSRSLMYVFALNLEGRDCGFGEPAVALRLATHMPWMESVLLLQTDEEEDRPAQFIFLNNDLEEGDSCTVDSRVSGVCTSAINCPWMLHRFRQNQPVRFCQSGSVLCCPREHIRNETDAEWREIDACASEPIDEEEGFDPNRHIAIIAWTAGEEEQGCIGTMITSRTYVTAASCLEGPVEPMYIRVELRQLPMEIYMVVENITVHPEYDSATKRHNIALVSTINRTEEFFGKVPVCLWSNATHTPFYLGQVGLSDNNDPTTSTAYTKFNTDCEQSFGRPLASEELCLNVEYPEDVFVVDEGTPAFWTRPGSTHYLVGIASHSAPNDSSVFMHTRIAPYVSWIKSVL